TGTTGTCTATTATAGTTCTAACACCTGCACCATTTTGTTGTTAAAAGTAGCCTCTTGATTGAGATGAATTGAATCGTTAGGCCAtgaagaaaataagaagaaataCTATGAATCTCACACTTAAATCAGTCGAAAAGGCACAAACTTATTGGGTATAAAACAGGTGGCATCAATTATTTCTCAACAGTAATCCTTTTTAATCACTTCAATTCACAATCGTTTTCAACAAAGAATTTTGGGCCTTGCTTTTTTGGGAGCTTTTGCCTTTTGTCAAACACACGTGCtatggtatatatatacacacaatatTTTCACTTTCCTATATGCATGAATCAACCTGATATATATCATATGCACTAAGATATTATAGGTCATCAGGAAACACTGTTTAATTAGCTTGATCAAGATCGATCACTCCTAGCTAGTCTCATTCTATGTTAGtgaatttttttcattaaaaaagatAAACGTTATAATTATTAAGGTTTATGggtgaaaattaaaatatatataatggatttaacaattggGATCACCCAATTACTGACACGTTGAGCATTGCTATTATCCTTATTGTAATAATTATGAGATGTTACAATCAAGCCACAGTTGCTATTTTTGACCAATCTTTGATACTTTTGGACTTTGATGTCACAATGTCCACAATGTCCCACACTAGTCACCTCtccaagaaaaatataaaaatcccATCTTCTTTCTTGTCTTCTAGCTTGCACATTGATCCATAATGTGGACTTTAGGACTGGGTTGTTCCCTTCTGTTTTTGTTCTACTTTTTTCTTTCCTCATTATTACTTATTAGTTGCCTGCCTGTGTTTCCAATAAGAGGCAAGAACTTAATTTAACCATACCCTTCCCTTCTAAGGAACACTCACTAAAGATTTCCATGCTTTCAACCTTTAATCATTCCATTTAGCCAATTGTACACATTTTGCTTAGTTTTTCTTCATAAATAATAATCCAACTAAGCCATTGTCAACACTAAAAATTATTGATTGATCTTACATGACTTAATGGAATGATTTACAAGTAAAACTCAATTCCTTTCATATTGTAGATgcgttgttttctgttttctgaaCCAAAAAAGAATAAAGAGTTCCATGCTTTCAACCTTGAATCATTCCATTGCACACATTTTGCTTAATTTTACTTCATAAATAATAATCCAAAAAAGCCATTGAAACATGCATTAGCCCCTCTATGCCTCTTGTATTGAATCGATGATAAGCCTGAAAAGCCCATTAACCTTTTTTCCTGataaggtgttttttttttttaatggatgaATCACCCATTCCAGTATATCTTTCCAGCAATTAAATGATTGTAAATTTTGGGTTATCAGAAAAGTCCACACTATGTAGGCGACATGTAACACCGAGTCGAAATATACGTGGGGTAACGGGTCAAAAGTGAGATAAACGCGCACTATGTAGGCGACATGTAACACCAAGTCGAAGTATACGTGGGGTAACAAGACAAAAGTGAGATAAACGCACGAAACTGAGATTCTACAAGGATATATCCCAATTGATTGATTGGAGAGTTGACCAACTAGACTTTCGTAAAGTGGTTTGTGCAGAGAAGTTTAAGCACATTAGGCATCCATTCATTAGCCATCGCACATGCAAGTAGATGATGAATAGGATTCGATGGTTTAAGAATCTAAACACCACCATTGGATCCCATTGGAATTCAATTTACAACCCAAGTttcaaaaacaatcaaaatctACTCTGCTCCCAGTATCAGATTCTTCTTGAACATTCCATCTCTCTATGCACTAACTCTTACTGACTCCCATTGACTCACAGAGTCTCCCACTTTTGAATTACAGAGCTTCATTTCCACACCTTATCCATCACATCACATCAACAAACTATGCACTCGAAACCCAGAATCTAATGCGTCTTCAAATTTGCTTGAAGAATCCCCAACACAACCCACAAACCCATTCCCTCTCACAAATCCAGACAAAatggttctttttcttcttctgcttcaCTTGTTCGCTCTGTTTTTCTCTGGTCTCTGTTTGAACCAAGAAGGTTTGTATCTTCAACAAGTGAAACAGAGTCTCTCCGATCCAACCCAGTCGCTCTCTTCGTGGAATGAACGAGACGAGACTCCTTGTAATTGGTTTGGCATCACCTGCGACAACACAACTCGCCGGGTCGTCTCGGTGAATCTCTCTAACTCGGGGCTCTCTGGTCCTTTCCCGGGTTTCCTCTGCCGCCTCCCTTTTCTCTCCTCTGTCAATTTCTCCGCTAACGAAATCAATTCATCCCTCGTCGTTGATGTTGACCGGTGTCATAATCTTCAGGAGCTGATACTCTCGGATAATCTTCTTGTTGGCAGTATCCCGGAATCTCTGTCTTTGCTGCAGAATCTCAGAGTGCTTGATTTGGCGGGAAACAACTTCTCCGGTGGAATCCCGGCGAGTTTCGGACAGTTCCGGCGACTCGAATCGCTATCTGTTGCGGGTAATTTACTCAATGGTACAACACCCAGTTCTCTGGGCAACATTTCTACTCTTGTTGAGCTCTTACTAGCTTATAACCCGTTCACGCCGATTCAAATTCCGAGTGAACTCGGTAACCTCTCGAGTCTCGAGAATTTCTGGCTCGCTGACTGTGACCTCGTGGGTTCAATACCGGAGAGCTTAGGTCGTTTAACTCGGCTGACAAACCTGGACGTGTCCCAGAACCGACTCACTGGGTCAATTCCGAGAACACTATCTGGGTTGAAGAGTATAGTCCAAATTGAGCTCTATAACAACAATTTATCCGGCGAGATACCTCCATCTCTGGGTAATTTGACGACATTGAGGAGATTTGACGCGTCGGGTAACGGTTTAAACGGTACGATTCCGAACGAGTTATGCGAGTTACCGTTAGAGTCGCTGAACCTTTTTGAAAATCAACTTCACGGGGCTATACCAGAGAGCATAGCAAACTCACCAAATCTGTACGAGCTCAAACTGTTCAACAACACACTCAGTGGGCGAATACCGAATCAACTCGGGAACAACTCGAATTTGGTGTCGCTGGACTTGGCGTCTAATCAATTGTATGGTGAAATACCGGACCACTTGTGTGCCAAAGGAAGCTTAGTGGAGCTAGTCTTGATCTACAATTCTTTTTCTGGGAAAATCCCAGAAAGTCTGGGTAAATGTGGAAGTTTAAACCGGGTCCGGCTGAGGAACAACCGGCTTTCCGGCACTGTCCCTGACATGTTCTGGGGACTCCCACATGCGTATTTGTTTGAGCTTTCTGATAATTTGTTAACTGGAGATGTGTCTAAGACGATCTCTCGAGCTAGTAATCTGTCACTCTTATTGATTTCAAGGAATCAATTTAATGGGTCTATACCAGAAGAGATTGGACTATTGAGCGCTCTAGTGGAATTCTCAGCTAGTGGTAACATGTTTACGGGTTCGATCCCGGGGAGTTTTGTGAAGTTGAGCCAGCTGAGCAAGCTTGATCTAAGTCACAATGAATTGAATGGTGAGATGCCCGTTGGAATTCAGGATTTGAAGAGTCTCAATGAGCTTAGTCTGGCAAATAATAAGCTTTCTGGTGATATCCCAAGTGAAATAGGGAGCTTGCCAGTGCTTAATTATCTAGATCTCTCTGGGAATGACTTTTCTGGGAGTATCCCACTTGAATTGCAGAATTTGAAGCTCAATTTGTTGAACTTGTCGAACAATAGGCTCTCCGGAGATTTGCCTCCTCTGTATGCTAAGGAAATCTATAAGAATAGCTTTGTGGGAAATCCTGGCTTGTGTGGTGACTTAGCTGATCTTTGTCCTCGGATTGGTGAATCTAAGAACAAGCTCAATATGTGGATTCTTCGATCAATTTTCATACTTGCGGGTGCTGTGTTTATTATTGGGGTTGTTTGGTTCTTCTTCAAGTACAGGAGTATCAAGAAGGTGAAACAAGGAATCACTATATCGAAGTGGAGGTCATTTCACAAGCTGGGTTTTGGTGAATTTGAGATTGTTGATTCCCTAAAGGAAGATAATGTGATCGGAAGTGGAGCTTCCGGGAAAGTATATAAAGTTGTTCTCAGTAATGGTGAGACTGTTGCGGTGAAGAAACTATGGGGAGGGACTAAAAAAGATGATGCCAGTGCCAATTCTCCGAAAGATGAATACGAAGTTGAAGTTGAAACATTGGGGAAGATTAGGCACAAGAATATTGTTAGACTGTGGTGTTGTTGCAACACTGGGGTTAGCAAGCTTCTGGTCTATGAATATATGCCAAATGGGAGCTTGGGGGATTTGCTGAATAGTAGCAAGGGAGGCTTGTTGGGTTGGCCTAAAAGGTATAAAATAGCTCTGGATGCAGCTGAAGGCTTATCTTATTTGCACCATGATTGTGTTCCTCCAATTGTTCACCGGGACGTGAAGTCAAACAATATATTGCTGGATGCAGAGTTTGGCGCTAGGGTTGCAGATTTTGGGGTCGCTAAAGTGGTCGATGGAGTTGGCAAAGGAGCAGAATCCATGTCTGTGATTGCAGGTTCCTGTGGTTACATTGCACCAGGTTTGTTACTTCACTTCTAACATTGCTTATCTTTACTTACATTGCAGTAATGGATGATTGCGCGAATTAGAATTAGTAATATACATTGAGAACCTTGTGACATTTTTCTTTAACATCCTGCGCTGCTTTACACTAATGCAGAATATGCCTACACACTTAAAGTGAACGAGAAGAGCGATATCTATAGTTTCGGAGTTGTGATGCTTGAGTTGGTAACCGGTAGACGCCCCATCGATCCAGAGTTTGGGGAGAAAGACTTGGTGAAATGGGTTTATACTATCCTGGACCAAAAAGGGATCGATCATGTTATCGATCCTAATCTCGATTCCAGTTACAAGGAAGAGATCTGCAGGGTTCTGGAAGTTGCCCTCTGCTGCACAAACTCACTACCTATCAATCGCCCTTCAATGCGAAGGGTTGTGAAAATGTTGCAAGAAGCAGGTGCAGAGAAGAAGTTGAAAACAGGCAAAAAAGATGGTAAGCTCTCCCCATATTACTATGAGGATGAATCTGCAGCCAGTAATGTTTGAGGGGGTAATGTAACTTTTGATCATTCAAAGAGTTGTCAATTTCCAACTCAGTTATCGCACACATTCCAACTTGAGAACACAAAGATAAAAATTGTTCTAATATGCATAGACGGACAAATTTTTCTCTGTTCGGGTAGATTTCTTATCTCGATTTAGTTTTGACTGCCTGGATAGTTGAAAATCTGCCCAAATTTGCATGTTGTAACAACTTTCAACTTTGGGTTCTCAAGTTAGAATATTTGAACATTCGGCGAACGATTTGGACTTTATCAACTATTTCCGTGACCAAAAGTTGCATTCCCCACGGTTTGAGATAGCAGTGTCTTAGTACTGAAACCTCATTTTCATTGTATTTGATTTCATGGGGCAAAGGGAATGGGGGAGCAATTAGTTTGACAGAGAGAGATGGATATGCACAGTTTGAAAAAGCATATATACAGTAAGTATATGTAGCTGTTAGTGTTACTGTTGTAGTTAGTGGTTCCTCTCTGGTTAGGTGTATTGTAACATGCAAGACCAGTAGACTTTGTTGTCTGAGAATGAAACATCTCTTTCTATGCAATTAAATGCTGTCAAAGTTTCATGTTTGAATGAATATCTTCACTCCATCTATGAAAGCTACCTTAAGGTCCCAACTCCCAACCGGCAAGGCAAAGCTGTGTGGATGTATTTGTTCATTTGTTCTTTCCATGGCTGCCTCTCACATTTAATGAATTGGGTGCTTTATCTCTCTTATGGGACATGGCAGAATAGCTACCTAAAATGGACtaaaatgggtttttttttttaaagaaaaaataaattagattaGATCGTACTTTTGTATCACATTCAAAGGATCAGCACTCAACTGGGTTGGTTACACCTACAAAATCTAAAAGCAACTTATGTCCAAGAGTCTATTCAATGGGTAAAATGCATACAGTAAGGGAAGAGTTTTCTTGCTTTACATGACAAGTATATATGAATAACAAGAATTTCCACAAATATAGTTggctgttatatatatatattcttgtgtttgtatatataatatatgtatagcTTTATATACACTACAGGGTGACATAGCACCAACAACCTTTCTATCTATTTCTGTAAGGGTGATGAAACAGTTCCAAAAACCCATTAACTGATTGCCCAATCTCCACTCAACCTTCATTACTaatcttttttgttgtttcttctacACTTGAGTTTTTTTAAATTCGTTTCAAGACAAATCTCAGAAGTCAGAACTACCTTTCAGAcaaaagacatgaaaaactaCATTTATTCTCCTACAAGTTTTCACATACACAGAATTACCAAACTTGAGATCCAAGCAAACCCTTTTTATAGTAATTCCAGTActcaataatatttatttttcaggTATAGCTTATCTTTCTGTCTAAGGTTACAACAGTATACTAATTAAAGAtgtgcctatatatatatacacgtataaTAACTTGTGTTACTTTTGTAATGCATGTGCTTTCGGGGCAGAAGCCTGTGCGAGGAGAATCTCTCATGGGTAGTTGAACTTGTGGCTTCTCGCATGCAAGGAGATACCACAATTAACTTCATCATCCCAACCAAAACTCTTCTCATGTTAACAGACCAACTGTACAAAGATTATTCTTACAGCATTAGTTGTTCTAACACACTTGATActatattcttttattattctcGCTACGTCATCTGGCCGAGTTTAGCATTATTTGCATGTTTTCATTATAAAAATGCAGAAATGGATCTAAATAAACTATGGCAAATCAATTGCAGAAAATGATCAAGTCTATTGTCTTGAACATGCAACTACAAGAACTCGATCGATCACAGTGAAAACTGCCTCTCATTTAGATCTCATATTTTGCCTGTGCTGCCAACAAATACCCAAGAAAAGTTTTCTTCCTGAAAATGTAATCACAGAGAATGTAGAAGTATAGCTAATGTACACATTGTGGTACTTGACGTTACTGTCTCTGAAGGACAAGTTTTTTGTAAAGATCAAGAATGTCTTTCTTCTTGGGCCTCTTCAGCTCAAGCAACTCAGAAACAAAACCATGTTTCATGAGCTCTTGCCACAGTTCAGTCACAGTAAACTTGGTGTAATCTCCTGAATGAGACTTCTGGCTTTCACTTTTATCTTCATTTGTCATAATTGGAGAATTCATGTCTGCTACAATCGTACATCTCCGAGGGGTCATTGCCCTCTTGGGCCTTTTTGATTGCTCAACCTTTTCTTCATCAGAATCCATGCAGACAAAATCAGAAAATACTTTAGGAGACCTCAAACGTTTTCCATCAGAGTTACTTCTCTGCTCAGAATCCAGAAGAGTTTCATTTTTAGAGTTGGTACTCAACTCCTGCTGAAGTAACTTGACTTCTCCCTGCACGGAATAAGGCTGATCGGATGGGGCTTCCCTCATCTCATTTGCCACTGAGTACGCTGCACATTCAGGCCCTGAGCTACTCTTAAGATTTTGAAGTGAGCCAACCCCATTCTCATTTATTAATTTCAATAAACTCTTTATttcctcttctctctccttGACCTTTACTTCCAGTAATGCAGCCTTAGATATGGCACTCTCTTCTGAGACTCGGCATCTATCAACTTCACTAGCCAGGGGCCTGTTTTCTCTCTCCAGGCTTTCAATACGCAATTGTGTTTTTTCAACATGGGCAAGCCTTTCTACTGCCGGCTGTTGAACACCAACTGCTTCAATATCACTAGCAAAATCCTTTTTGGGTGCAGTGCCTATAAGTTCACTTTCTACCCTCACTTCCTTTCCTGAAGCTTTACACCTTTCATGAGCTTCTGCAGACCTTTCTAACTCGGAGTGGTATTTCTGCTCTAGATAGTTTTTCTCCTTTTCAAGCATTGTGGCTTGTTTCTTCAATGTTTGAGCAGAAGTGTTGACAATTTCATACTTGTCAACCAACTCTTTTATTTGAAGCTTCAAAGCGGATGACTCCGATTCATAGTTCTTTATTCTTGATTCTGCAGCCTGCATATAGTAATAGCGcaagaaaatatgaaaactcaCATGCATGCCAGCAACAAGGTAGTTTTCCTTAAGAGTCCATATGGTAATGACTCGCGGAGCACACTCACAGATGCTCACCTCTAACTCCAAACTCAGAGTGGCCACACGTTGCTCAGCGTGCTCAAGCTTTGCTACCTTGTCCTTAATTTCGGTATCCTGTCACTCCAACAACCATTGAAAATAGCTCAGTACAGGTAATATAAAAAGAGAACACAGCCAAAGATAATGAACTGGGGGTGGTGTGCAAAGAGAAAGATATATACCACCTTCTCTGCCAAGGAGTTGAAGAATACTGTCCTCAGAGAATCTTCTCTGCTCTGTgcctccatagttgagctttcctGATCAATGGCGACCTTCTGCAAAGAAGCCTTGGCTTCTTCAACAGCAGCTTCATATTTGTTTTTCCACTCATCCACCTCCTTTTGCGCTGACTGGGACTGTTCATTAGCTGCAGCAACTCTTACTTCAGCGAGAGAGATCCTGGACTTGAGAACTGCTATTTCTGTGTTAAACTGATTGTCAGTAGCTTTCTCCTTAGTCAACTCCTCCTCATACTTGGTTTTCCACTGCAAGGTTTCCTGTGCCACAGAGTCGAGCAATTTTAACAAAGAAGAACACCTCTCCTCCGATGATTTAAATCTGTTCTCCAATTCCGTAACTCGGCTCCTATATGGATCAGAGAGCTTTTTGATGTCATTAATGGCATCCTCATAACATTTCTGATATTCATTATTAAGTTTTACACTTGATTCCAGCCTTTTGGTCAGGAGTTCCATTTTATCTTCAATTGAACGGCATTTCAATATGAGGTCATTATTCTCTGATGAAACTTCTTCGATTTTCTTCTTGGCATGCTGGAGTATGGGACCTTGCAAACTGAGATTCAGCAGCTTTAGATATCAGTTAGCTCAACTCGATCAGAGACTTTACAAACACTAGATTTCCCAAATGCATATGGTAATACATAAGATGGAAGGACTAAGAGTTTCATTTTACCAGACCGGATTATTGCCAGTTTGCCACATAATTGGAAACAAACAGCACATGGAGCACAAGACATTATGTTGTAACATGCATTCCAGTGGCATCAATTGACTGATATACAAGAGTTGTGGCATAGGATTAATGCTTCGGCCCACCCTTCCTAACTGCACAACAGCCCTGCTCCTGCCCCCAAACACCCcaacaaggaaaagaaaaacaaagaaaagaacaaaaattaacCTTTGTTGCATGAAGGACGAAAGATTCAGGCATTTTGAGGGACCATGAACTGAAGCTTCAAACTCTGACAGCAGACTATCAAGAACCTGGGAAGTGTTATGATGACCAAGCATGAATAATAGATATGCTGAAAACTGAATGTAGACTTGCGAAAGATAAGAcagtgttgggtctaaattaaccttactagcaagtgtactagtcggcgactacagcacaatgataagcaagggtcgaatccacagggacggtgttatgtttaatccaaatgtctatttgtatgtatatatggacaatgcaatcaaaagtaaaattcaactcaagattgtttggtttggtaattaaactaaaacaagcaaagagcaaagtgtttttggtattttcttagaattaggatgcaactaatgcaaatgagatgatttaacaaatatgagatgaacaccaaggcttcggaatcccccttgggaaatgacttggaatgacataaattcacacacatatttgctaattcgggcataacgaatccgtacctaagtcggttttagcgcacttaagccaaatctccctaaaatcgattactagccatcttattggtctaggtcggatattcctaaatacattctagccatcttattggtctaaacatgcataggaatttatggagttctatggagattaggattcatacaaaattgtcacctaattaaagggagacacattcataatcaagtgtttcaagaagcataatctacttgacatattattgtctaagcaaattctccaaacaatttcatccaaaaacctaaagtgttggccaaacaccacaagcatgaagaaattgcaatcaaacatagaaacacaagatttatacccaaatcaactcatatatatgtaaatcaagtcataaacaaagtcatcaaacccaaggcttcatcctagccttggcacaagagatttagttacacataatgagagaaaaaacacaaaaggagagatgagaaaatcatgaataaacccaattagttgagtagatccaagttgagctgaagaatctctcctcctagctccaagaatcgccttccccctctggtttcgctccccagaaaatcagttctaggttcaaaagtgtcctgcggctcggcaagttcgcgaattaaaacatcccaaaaaactgtcttgtgcgcctaggcgcgttgtattcacgcctaggcgcaccacgcctaggcgcacgcctaggcgcacgcctaggcgcacgcctaggcgcaatcctaggcgtgcacaacttcaaattcacgccccaactcgctggactgggcgtgcacaagtgatactgggcgtgcacaaatattgcgcctaggcgtggaatgcttccaaaatctccatacgacgtccgatttgcacgattttagcgtctacggaaagcttgagatgtctagtttccaaagccttttatttcgcttgattccgataacgtgacaaaaagttataagtatttgaacacacgaaggtcggtggacattttcttcagttcagccctttttttcatcacttttcatccaaaccgcaatcaacctatcaaaaaatacaaatcaaaacataaatacactcattatttatttaaatgaagcttaagagggggagattcctaccaaaaacaataggtattatcacacctatcaaacaccccacacttaaaccttacttgtcctcaagtaaaactagattaagtacatgtaccactaacatcttaactcactaacgcaggaatcgcggttgcatttagcatatgcaacaagcctttaaacccct
This sequence is a window from Tripterygium wilfordii isolate XIE 37 chromosome 8, ASM1340144v1, whole genome shotgun sequence. Protein-coding genes within it:
- the LOC120004517 gene encoding guanylate-binding protein 1-like isoform X4, which codes for MEKSFAGPLRLVYCEDESGEVKVNPEAVDLLKQFKGPIALLSVSGADRQGKSYVLNQLLGRNTDFQISSDRLSCSKGLWIWIVPLKTTALDDGIESNLLLLDAEGIDAYDQANFYQDLAGDGTKMTIHDYLELALKLLPGGIKDIASKNAVLDSLLSEFEASVHGPSKCLNLSSFMQQSLQGPILQHAKKKIEEVSSENNDLILKCRSIEDKMELLTKRLESSVKLNNEYQKCYEDAINDIKKLSDPYRSRVTELENRFKSSEERCSSLLKLLDSVAQETLQWKTKYEEELTKEKATDNQFNTEIAVLKSRISLAEVRVAAANEQSQSAQKEVDEWKNKYEAAVEEAKASLQKVAIDQESSTMEAQSREDSLRTVFFNSLAEKVDTEIKDKVAKLEHAEQRVATLSLELEAAESRIKNYESESSALKLQIKELVDKYEIVNTSAQTLKKQATMLEKEKNYLEQKYHSELERSAEAHERCKASGKEVRVESELIGTAPKKDFASDIEAVGVQQPAVERLAHVEKTQLRIESLERENRPLASEVDRCRVSEESAISKAALLEVKVKEREEEIKSLLKLINENGVGSLQNLKSSSGPECAAYSVANEMREAPSDQPYSVQGEVKLLQQELSTNSKNETLLDSEQRSNSDGKRLRSPKVFSDFVCMDSDEEKVEQSKRPKRAMTPRRCTIVADMNSPIMTNEDKSESQKSHSGDYTKFTVTELWQELMKHGFVSELLELKRPKKKDILDLYKKLVLQRQ